The following is a genomic window from Planctomycetia bacterium.
GGCCGCCGGCGTCCGACGCCGCGGCCGCAGGCTCGCTCGGGGAGGGTCAACTGCTCCTGCCCCCCGGTGACGTCGTGCCGGACCCAGTGGAGATCCTCCCCGGGGCGGCCCGGCCGCGGCCCGGTGACCTGCTCGATGCCTCCGCCCGGGCGGCGGACGGCATGCTGCTCGAGGAGTTCCGGCTCGACGAGATGCCCTTCGAGGCGAGTTCCGGCGACTGGTTCTGGAATGGCGGCTGGTATGCCGGCGGCGAGTCGCTGTGGATGGACCGCAGCCGCAACAACCGGCGCACGATCGCCGAGCAGCCGTACCTCGACTTCAGGACCGGCGGCGTGCGGTTCGCCAAGTTCACGACGACCGCCCAGCCGTTCAACATGGCGCCCGGCGCCCGCGTCACCATCGGTCGGTCCTTGGGCCGCGACTACCTCGATCGCGACCGGGCCTTCGAGTTTATCTACTACGGCGGCATGACCTACGAGGACGTCGATGGTTGGAACGCGCCATTCGGCGGCGACAACGTCATCGTGCCGATCGCGCCTTTCGCTCCCGGCTTCGCCGGCGCCACGCAATACGCGACGTGGTTCAACTCCGACTTCAACAGCTGGGAATGGGACTACAAGTTGCGGCGCCGGCTCGGCCGCGACCAATTGGTGATGTCGCCCGGCGGCAACTGGTCGCGACACGCCGAGCGCGGCTGGCTGCCGGCGCTGATCATCGGACCGCGGCTGGCCAACGTCAACGAGGACTTCCGGCTGCGGACGAGCCAGGCCGGAGTGTCCCCCGCGACCTTCAGCGGCACGTACACGGTCAACGCCGCCAACTGGCTCCTCGGCCTGAACCTTGGCGGCGAGCTGATCAGCCAGAACGAGTTCTTCTACTGGGGCCTGCGTGGCCGGGCCGCCCCGGCGCTGTCGTTCGTGAGCACGCACCAGACGGCCGTCGGCGTCAGCTCGGTGACCACGCCGCCCGGCATACCGTCGGGCACCACGAACTTCACGGCCGACGCCACCCGCACGGCCCCCGGCTTCATCGGCGACCTGACGCTCATGGCGGGCTGGAACATCACGCCGAACTTCGCCCTCCAGGTCGGCTACGACTTCCTCTGGGTGGCGGGTATCGCCACGGCCACGCGGCAGTTCAACCTCGATCAGCGGGACGTCCGGCCGCTCGATGCCGGCGGCCAGACCTTCTATAACGGCCTGTCGTTCGGCTTCAACGGCTCGTGGTGATGCCGGTCGGGTGGTCCCCGGTCGGCTGACCCCGTGTCGTGGGTTGCCGGTTCCGCCGCCCCCCTTGTCTCCCGTCGCAGCATGCGCTGCGCGGGACGGAAGCGGGATCAGTCCGGGCCGGCCACGGCGACCGCGACCGCCTGGCCCGTCGAGCAGATGTTGACCGCCAGGGCGGTCGGCGGCCGGCCGCCGAGGGGCGTCTGACGGACGACGTGCACCGGACAGGCCGGATCGGGATCGTCGTGGTTGATGGTGAAGGGAACGAGGCCCTGCTCGAGGCCGAGCAGGCTGGCCATCAGCTCCACCACGCCGCCGCCGGCACCGAGGTGACCGAAAAAGCTCTTCGGCGCGGTGACGGGAACGGCGCCGAGCTCGGCTGCGATCGCCGTCGCCTCGACCCGGTCCATGTCGATCGTGCCCACGCCGTGGGCGTTGACGTGGCCGATCCCGCCGGGCTCGAGGCCCGCGGACCGGCAGGCCGCCCGGATGGCCAGCCGCAAGGACTGCCCCCCCAGGCCACCGCGCCTGCCGACCGATTCGCACCGCGCCGCGGCGCCGAGAAACCGGCCGCGAATCCGGGCCCCGCGGCGTTCGGCATGCTCCCGCGACTCGAGCACCACGACGCCGGCTCCCTCGCCGTTGACGAGCCCGTCGCGGTCGCGGTCGAACGGCCGGCAGGCCCGCCGGCAGTCGTCGGCCCGATGGGAGAGGAGCGCGTCGCCACGGGCGACCAGCGCGGTGGGATGCAGCCGGCAGCCCGTTCCCCCCGCGAGCATCACGTCGGCCCAGCCGCGGCCGATGACGCTGGCCGCCTCGGCCACGGCGAGCAGGCCGGAGACGTCTCCGAGCACGATCGAGTTGTTGGGGCCGCGGGCGTCGTGCGCGATCGCCACGTGGGAGGCGGTCATGTTGGGGAGATGCTTGAGCAGCCAGAGCGGGTGCAGCTCCTCATGGATCGCCTCCGACCAGAGCGGGAACGAGAACCGGCCGTCGGCGATCGAGCGGCGGTAGGTCTGATCCAGTTCCTCGAGGTCGGCGTAGATCATGTCTCCGCCGAATACGACCCCGCACCGTTCCGGCGCGAAGCCGCCGGCTGCCATGCCGGCGTCCGTCATGGCCAGATCGGCGGCGGCGAATCCCATCTGGATCTCGCGGCTCATGACCTTCAGGCTCTTCCGCGGCCGGACATAGAGGCGCGGATCGAAGTCGGGCACCTGTCCGCCGAACCGCACCCGCAGCGAGCTGGCATCGAACAGGTCGATGAGCCGCACGCCGCTGGTCCCGGCGGCAAGCGCCCCCCAGAAGGGGCCGGAGCCGATGCCGATCGGGCTGACGACACCCAGTCCCGTGATCACGATGTCCCGCCTGCCGCTCATGAGCCCCACCCTAAACCACCGGCGCCGGTATCGGAAGGACCACGGTGCGGCCCCGCTCCCGACCGCCGTGCGGTCAATGCTGCCGCGGGTGCTGCGCCCGCCACTCGGCCGGGGCCGTCGGCCGGGGATCCGACCACAGTCCGCTGCGCGTGCGCCGCGCCTCCGTCTCGGCGGCGAGGTAGGAATCCTCGGGCGCGAAGCCGAAGGTCCATGCCCAGCCCTCGGCGACCATCTCCCGGTTGATGTCGCGGCCGTCCACGTCGATGCGGCCGAGGAGTCGGCCGTGCTGGTCGATCCCCCGGTCCTCGACCCGCACCATCCGGCCCGCGATCTTGGCGGCGAGCGCAGCGGCGGCCCGGCGACCGTAGGCCTGCCCGAACTCGGGCGCGTCGATGCCCACGAGCCTGATGCGTCGCGAGCGGCCGTCGGGGGCGAGGCAGGAGATCGTGTCGCCGTCATGGATGTCGAGCACCCGCCAGGCCGCCGCCGCGGTCGGTTCGCGCAGCCTGTCGATCAGCAGCGGCAGGAGGATGGTCGCCAGCGCCAGCCCGACGATGAACAGGGTTCGCGCCGGCATGCGAACCGGGCTGGAGCGGCGGCGGGGCGTCTGACCCATTCCGAGGATTCGACCTGCGCCACCCGGTCACGGCAAGCCATGACCGGGAAACCCCCGGCCGGCTCCCCGGCGGTTACTTCGGTTTGCGGCCGCCCGTCACGGGCGCGACGGCGCTGTTCGGCGGGTCGGCCGCGCGCTGTCGCGGATCGACCGACGGTGGCTCGGGCTCGCGGCCGGCCCGCTTCCTCGCCAGGGCCTTCTCGGTGGGGTCGGAGAGGAGCGGCAGGACGTCGTCATAGATGTCGGCGGCGTGCGCCCGGACGGCTGCCGCCTGCGGCGGAGTCAGGGGGCCCGACTCCGCCAGCCGCCACCATCCGCCCGCCAGCCGGAACCGCGCTCCGGGTTCGGCCGCCGACCCGTCCGGCAGGGCGAGTTCCCGGGTGGCGAGATCGCGCAGCGGCTCGCTTCCGGCACGGGCCAGGTATTTGAGGCCACGCTTCCACTGCCGCTTCACGAAGCAGATGTACTCCCCGACCAGCAGGGCAGCCTCGGCGTCGCTGGGATTGGCCAGCAGCCGCTTCTCGGCGTCGTTGAACTCCGATGTCTCGCGCCGCGCGTCCTGGAGAACCCTCTGCAACTGCTTGGCGTCGGCGATGAGGGTCTTCGCCGTCGCCTCGGGCGGCGGCTGCTGCGGCCGGCGGATCTTCCGGTATTCGGTGATCAGCCGCCTCTCCTCGCGATCGATCGCGACGGCGATTTCCAGGGCCACGTCCGCTGCTCCGTCGGCGAGATCGTATTCCTCGGCCGCCGCGGCCTCCTCGGCGGTCGTGACGGCGAATGCGAACAGCGCTGCATCCGGTTTCTTCACCGCCTTCCGCAGCTTGAGGAACATGCCGTGCCGGGCCCGCATGCCGTCCTCGTCGAACAGCGACGTCCGCTGCCCCACCACGTCGAGGGCCAGGTCGGTGTCGCCGGCATCGATCGCCACCCCTTCGGCGACGCTGAGGAGGGCGTAGCGACGCGCGGCGTCGGTCGTCGTGTTGACCGCCTTGAGCAGCATGCCGACGGCCCGTGCGTAGTCCCGCCGCAGGTCGTCGCCATAGGCCTGGTGCACGAGATCGATGGCCTCGCGGACGGCGGCCTCGTCCGGCCGGGGGAGTTTTCGTGCCGGCTCGGTGGTCCAAGCCGCCGGTGCGGGAGCGCGTGGCCGCTCCGCCACCGGCTCCGGTCGCGCTGCCGGCACAGGCTCATCGAGCAGCGATTCGAGCCCCCTCCGAGGCGTCTGTTGCCGGGCATGGCAGGGGTGCAGGCCGGCCGTTACCACGGCCGTGCAGAGCAACGCGATCGGGAGAATTCGGTCAGTTCGCGACACGTCGCTCGCCCCGGGCACGCTCGTTCTCACCATGTCAGGTCGGCCGTATGCCGGCTCCGAATCCGGCGACCGACCGCCGCACAGCCCTTCTCGTTTTCGGCATCCCGGCCGGCAATATTCCCGGTCGGTCCGCACCCCGTCGGACCTCCGGCCGCCGGATCGCGAGACGGTCATTTCGCCCGCGAGACGGTCAGGCCTTCTTCGAACAATTCCCCTGTGCTGCCGCTGAACGGCTGGATCGCGAGCCGGCCGGTGCCGGCCCAAACCCGCAATTTTTCCCTGTTTTCATATTCGATCCAGAAGGTCCCGTCGTCGCAGATGCTCCACGCGCCAGGGATCGGCTCGCCGCCGTTCTTGCGGGTCTCGATCCAGCCCCCCTGCCTGTCCGCCTCGAAGATCCGCTGGGAGTTGGGGTGCGTCCACTTGCCGACGATGAGGTCGTTCGCCTTCTTGTCGGCGGCCACTTTGTTGGCGTTCTTGCCCGCCCAGTCGTATCCCGAGCGATAGAGGATCGTTCCATCCCCCTCGCTGCCTCCCTCCGGCAGGTATTGCTGAAGGATGAGCACGTCGTCACTGACCAGAGTCACCTGATAGGTGCGGAAGCTGCTGGTCTGCGGGAGCGGCATCTTGATCGCACCGGCGGCGGTTCCCGACGCCTGCCAGCCCCCTTCCGCCTTGACCGTGCCGTCCCGGCGGACTTCGGAGCAGACGCCGTCGCCCCGGAGCACGAAGTCGACCGGCACGTTGGGATTGGACCACGTGTCGATGAATCGCTTCTGTCCCGTCGGCCGCCGGGCGGGCTTCTGGCCGCAGGCGCCGTCAGGCAGACCGAGAACGCAGGCCGCAACGCAGGAGGCCAAGAACACGCGATGGAACACGCGCGGAAGCAGGCTTCGGGTTGTCATCCCTGTCCGCAACGCGGACTCCGGAACGGCGATGAATCGGTGGCCTTCCGCCGGCACCCGGCGGGAACGTCACGAAGTATACCCGGTGCCAGCTTCGGCGGCACGTGCCGGGGAAAACATACACTCCGTGGCCGGGAGTTTGCGGCCTGGTTGCGTGCGCGGCAGGCGCGTTCGCCCCGGCGGCCGATCCCGTCATAGGGGCTCCCGCAGGGAAACCGCACCATGAAGCCGACCCGGCTCCTCGACCGGACGACCGCGCCCGACGGCACGCCGATCACCCTCCATGAGCACGATGGCAGCCGCTCGATCCGGGCGGGGGGCGTGGAGTTGATGTCGACCCGGCAGCACCACTCCGAGGAGCGGCTCGCGGAACTCGCGTGCGCCGGCCTCCGTGATCGGCGGCGGGTGACGCTGCTCATCGGCGGCCTCGGCCTCGGGTTCACGCTCCGCGAGACGCTGCGGCATGTGGCGGCCGACGCGATCGTCGTGGTCGCGGAGCTGATTCCGGCGGTCGTCGCCTGGAACCGCGACCCGGCCCACGGACTGGCGGCCGACGTCATCGACGACCCGCGGGTGGAGATCGTGTCTGCCGACGTGGCTACCGTGCTCGCCGCGAGCCGGGGCCGCTTCGATGGCATCATGCTCGACGTC
Proteins encoded in this region:
- a CDS encoding 3-oxoacyl-ACP synthase, which encodes MGLMSGRRDIVITGLGVVSPIGIGSGPFWGALAAGTSGVRLIDLFDASSLRVRFGGQVPDFDPRLYVRPRKSLKVMSREIQMGFAAADLAMTDAGMAAGGFAPERCGVVFGGDMIYADLEELDQTYRRSIADGRFSFPLWSEAIHEELHPLWLLKHLPNMTASHVAIAHDARGPNNSIVLGDVSGLLAVAEAASVIGRGWADVMLAGGTGCRLHPTALVARGDALLSHRADDCRRACRPFDRDRDGLVNGEGAGVVVLESREHAERRGARIRGRFLGAAARCESVGRRGGLGGQSLRLAIRAACRSAGLEPGGIGHVNAHGVGTIDMDRVEATAIAAELGAVPVTAPKSFFGHLGAGGGVVELMASLLGLEQGLVPFTINHDDPDPACPVHVVRQTPLGGRPPTALAVNICSTGQAVAVAVAGPD
- a CDS encoding nuclease produces the protein MGQTPRRRSSPVRMPARTLFIVGLALATILLPLLIDRLREPTAAAAWRVLDIHDGDTISCLAPDGRSRRIRLVGIDAPEFGQAYGRRAAAALAAKIAGRMVRVEDRGIDQHGRLLGRIDVDGRDINREMVAEGWAWTFGFAPEDSYLAAETEARRTRSGLWSDPRPTAPAEWRAQHPRQH
- a CDS encoding spermidine synthase — protein: MKPTRLLDRTTAPDGTPITLHEHDGSRSIRAGGVELMSTRQHHSEERLAELACAGLRDRRRVTLLIGGLGLGFTLRETLRHVAADAIVVVAELIPAVVAWNRDPAHGLAADVIDDPRVEIVSADVATVLAASRGRFDGIMLDVDNGPRGLTAAANDALYVATGLGAARAALRPGGRLAVWSAGDDPRFAARLDEAGFTVEVVRARTHPTGRSWNTIFVATR